A section of the Veillonella criceti genome encodes:
- a CDS encoding TonB-dependent receptor domain-containing protein, with protein MKQQRRTERALLVASVLAAVTLPSYAATGIQDNSAAFTTNAVNAPVVNAQDAAQYKQAEKANADKTVHIEPISVTAAGFTQLVKNSPADITVITKEEIARKNYTDFAGLLSDVEGIDVRGSNGRMGAAGVSIRGMDQKYTLIMVDGVPVNGASSQDIGPNGMYQQIYSFIPPANSIERIEVVRGPMSTLYGSDALGGAINIITKKITNEVHGNISVDHTFETDEGRGDTTRTSMSIRGPLQKDKVGMELRGSYIYRQNSTLEDGSTVRGAMRTPSELKNYSLGTKVTWTPTMDNTYWIDLDKSRVDQSGDNTGNNLGMRFDRQKYVFAAENIKSYGIWNTTLTYNDTAMKGYTFTDTNRQTRARDMKDKNYIGETKLEMTKWADHHATFGFRYWKEKLDDSMLREGGSTSPKLGVLENDTWALYAEDTWSVAPKLDFTYGVRYEHPDKFDDHFTPRGYLVYKATDKWTVKGGVSTGFRVPTLAQTQSGIVGFTGGRGNPNPIYIHGNPNLQPEKSVNKEIGFYYSNPNGVRGHVTYFNTDYKNKIDTIELDARNQMYTNTDRGKAQGVEFAYRTPIADDVNFNVNYTFTSSKITSGDYKGSPLTATPKHMVNAKIDWDANERTNVWFGMEYRNRIARYAGSTTANAKVVKELGKYYKSYAVFNLGASYKFDRGITLNAQINNIFDKDFDKSTMIDGTEYNYYYSSGKATGGTYLAGRSYWLSIGYNF; from the coding sequence ATGAAACAACAACGAAGAACAGAACGGGCTCTATTAGTTGCTAGTGTATTGGCAGCCGTAACGTTACCTTCGTATGCAGCAACAGGGATACAGGATAATTCAGCAGCGTTTACTACGAATGCAGTTAATGCGCCTGTAGTTAATGCACAAGATGCAGCGCAGTATAAACAAGCAGAAAAAGCTAACGCTGACAAAACAGTGCATATTGAACCGATTTCAGTGACAGCCGCTGGTTTCACACAGTTAGTGAAAAATTCGCCAGCCGATATTACCGTTATTACTAAAGAAGAAATTGCTCGCAAAAACTATACCGACTTTGCCGGTCTATTATCGGATGTAGAAGGTATTGATGTGCGTGGTTCTAATGGTCGTATGGGGGCTGCTGGCGTAAGTATTCGTGGTATGGATCAAAAGTATACACTAATCATGGTGGATGGAGTGCCGGTTAATGGGGCTTCGTCACAAGATATTGGCCCTAATGGTATGTATCAGCAGATTTATAGCTTTATTCCGCCAGCTAATAGCATTGAACGAATTGAAGTGGTACGTGGACCTATGTCTACGTTATATGGTTCTGATGCTTTGGGCGGCGCTATTAATATTATTACAAAGAAAATTACGAATGAAGTTCATGGTAATATTAGCGTTGACCATACGTTTGAAACTGATGAAGGCCGTGGTGATACAACTCGTACGTCTATGAGTATTCGTGGGCCTTTACAAAAAGATAAAGTAGGAATGGAACTTCGTGGTAGCTATATTTATCGTCAAAATTCTACGCTAGAAGATGGTTCTACAGTACGTGGGGCTATGCGAACACCATCGGAACTTAAGAATTATAGCTTAGGTACTAAAGTGACATGGACGCCAACCATGGACAATACTTATTGGATTGATTTAGATAAATCTCGTGTTGACCAAAGTGGGGATAACACAGGTAACAATTTAGGCATGCGTTTTGACCGTCAAAAATATGTATTTGCCGCAGAGAATATTAAGTCCTATGGGATTTGGAATACAACGTTAACCTATAATGATACGGCTATGAAAGGATATACTTTTACAGATACAAATCGCCAGACCCGTGCTCGTGATATGAAAGATAAAAATTATATCGGCGAGACTAAGTTAGAAATGACGAAGTGGGCGGATCATCATGCTACCTTTGGGTTCCGTTACTGGAAGGAAAAACTAGATGATTCCATGCTTCGTGAAGGCGGCAGCACCAGTCCTAAATTGGGTGTGTTAGAAAATGATACGTGGGCATTATATGCTGAAGATACGTGGAGTGTAGCGCCAAAACTTGATTTTACCTATGGTGTTCGTTATGAACATCCGGATAAATTTGATGATCATTTTACGCCACGAGGCTACTTAGTGTATAAAGCAACGGATAAATGGACTGTTAAAGGTGGTGTAAGTACAGGCTTTAGAGTGCCAACATTAGCACAGACTCAAAGCGGTATTGTAGGATTTACCGGTGGACGAGGAAATCCTAACCCAATTTATATACATGGTAATCCTAACTTGCAACCTGAAAAGAGTGTCAATAAAGAAATCGGTTTCTATTATAGTAATCCAAATGGAGTACGAGGCCATGTGACTTACTTCAATACAGACTATAAAAATAAAATTGATACGATTGAGTTAGATGCTCGTAATCAGATGTATACAAATACCGACCGAGGTAAAGCACAAGGGGTAGAATTTGCGTATCGTACGCCGATTGCTGACGATGTTAATTTCAATGTTAACTACACATTTACTTCTAGTAAAATTACAAGTGGCGATTATAAAGGCAGTCCTTTGACAGCTACGCCAAAACATATGGTTAATGCCAAGATTGATTGGGATGCGAATGAGCGCACTAATGTATGGTTCGGTATGGAATACCGCAACCGAATTGCTCGTTATGCTGGGAGTACAACGGCTAATGCCAAAGTTGTTAAGGAATTAGGCAAATATTATAAATCTTATGCCGTATTTAATTTAGGTGCTAGTTATAAATTTGATCGTGGTATTACATTAAATGCACAGATTAATAATATTTTCGACAAAGATTTTGATAAGAGTACTATGATTGATGGTACAGAATATAATTATTACTACAGTTCAGGTAAGGCCACTGGTGGTACGTATTTAGCTGGCCGTAGTTATTGGCTATCCATTGGTTATAATTTCTAA
- a CDS encoding ABC transporter permease, with product MWKWILLLIIGAIASLFVGVADISWQTLTRENLQILVQSRIPRLIAILITGATMSIAGLIMQQLSQNKFAAPSTSGTIEAASLGLLVAMVFVGATTLWVKVAMAFVFALGGSWLFMAMLDRVVYKDALFIPLLGIMFGRVIAAMTTFIAYKYDLVQSLNAWMYGDFSGVLKGRYELLYLGIVVIMVTYLYAHKLTIAGFGESFAHSLGLNYQAVKRLGLTLVAISTATVVLTVGEISFIGLIIPNLVTMWRGDNIRANLPYVAIMGALFVLICDMIGRLIIFPYEVSVSLVIGVIGSMIFLTFLVRRKQHG from the coding sequence ATGTGGAAATGGATTTTGTTATTAATCATAGGGGCCATCGCCTCTTTATTTGTGGGCGTGGCTGATATTTCATGGCAAACTTTGACTCGTGAAAATTTACAAATCTTAGTGCAAAGTCGCATACCTAGGCTCATAGCTATTTTGATTACTGGTGCTACTATGTCTATAGCGGGCCTTATTATGCAACAGTTATCACAGAATAAATTTGCAGCCCCTTCTACGTCTGGTACGATTGAAGCGGCGAGTTTGGGGCTGTTGGTAGCTATGGTATTTGTGGGGGCTACCACTCTTTGGGTGAAAGTCGCGATGGCCTTTGTCTTTGCTTTAGGTGGCTCTTGGCTATTTATGGCTATGTTAGATCGCGTAGTATATAAAGATGCGTTATTTATCCCCTTACTTGGTATTATGTTTGGCCGGGTTATTGCGGCTATGACAACATTTATTGCCTACAAGTATGATTTAGTGCAAAGTTTAAATGCTTGGATGTATGGCGATTTTTCAGGGGTTTTAAAAGGCCGTTATGAACTTCTTTACTTGGGGATTGTCGTCATTATGGTTACTTACCTATATGCTCATAAATTGACGATTGCAGGTTTTGGTGAATCCTTTGCCCATAGTTTAGGCCTTAATTATCAAGCGGTGAAGCGATTAGGGCTAACTTTAGTAGCTATTTCCACAGCTACTGTGGTTTTAACTGTAGGTGAAATATCTTTTATTGGTCTAATTATTCCCAATTTAGTTACGATGTGGCGTGGGGATAATATTAGAGCTAATTTACCCTATGTAGCTATTATGGGGGCTTTATTTGTGCTTATTTGCGATATGATAGGGCGTCTTATTATTTTCCCTTATGAAGTATCCGTTAGTCTGGTTATCGGTGTCATAGGGAGTATGATATTCTTAACATTTTTAGTGAGGAGGAAGCAACATGGCTAA